From the genome of Chloroflexi bacterium ADurb.Bin180:
ACGCGCCGGTTCGCCGTACCGTCCAGCCACGCCTGGCACTGGCGGTTGAGGTCGGCCAGGTCCACAAAGGTCAGTCCGGGCCAGAAGTTGCCCCGCACGTAGCGCACACTCGACTCGACCTTGCCTTTGGTCTGCGCCCGGTACGGCTGGCAGGCCCGCGGCGTGAAGCCGTAGTAGTCGGCAAAGTCGAGGTAGCGCGGGTTCCAGTGCACCGCTCCAGCGGCTCTTTCCAAAACCGCTGTCTTGAGGTTGTCGTGCAGCACAACACGCGGCACACCCCCGAAGTAGTGAAAGGCATGCATGTGGCAGCGCAGCCACCACGCCGCATCCGCCGACACGGTGAACTCCAGGTACAAGCTGCGCGACCAGCCCAGCATCATCAAGAAGGCATACAACCGGCGTCGGCAGCCATGGTGCATGATGAACCCAAAGTGCGCCCAGTCCACCTGCGCTTGCTCGCCTGGCTCGGTCTCAAAGCGCACCGTAGCTTGGTGCCGTCTGGCTTGCCGGTAGGGTTGCACAAAGCTCTTCAGCAGGCTCCAGCTGCCCTGGTAGCCTTGCCTCTGCAGCTCGTCCAACAGCTTCCGGCAGTTGTAGACCCCCTCTGCCATCCGCTTCTCCAGGTACGCAATGAACGGGTCGATCTTCCTGACCCTGGCCTTGCGCTTTCGTGGCAGCGGGCTGACTGGGCCATTGACGATGGTGCGAATCGTCGC
Proteins encoded in this window:
- a CDS encoding Integrase core domain protein, whose product is MLKVEIRFMIKDLYRRGVTISEIARSSGHGRATIRTIVNGPVSPLPRKRKARVRKIDPFIAYLEKRMAEGVYNCRKLLDELQRQGYQGSWSLLKSFVQPYRQARRHQATVRFETEPGEQAQVDWAHFGFIMHHGCRRRLYAFLMMLGWSRSLYLEFTVSADAAWWLRCHMHAFHYFGGVPRVVLHDNLKTAVLERAAGAVHWNPRYLDFADYYGFTPRACQPYRAQTKGKVESSVRYVRGNFWPGLTFVDLADLNRQCQAWLDGTANRRVHGTTAEVPLERLAQEPLLPLDGKPDYDTSLIAFRRSTKDCFLSYDGNYYSVPAAYAGQLLQVKESEDGQLLVLDARDEEIARHRLAEGRNQRIALAAHYARLGHSSPPARRPSAVQLPAPQSLADLPAAPEVEIRPLVWYDQLLGVA